In Patescibacteria group bacterium, the DNA window CCAGTTAAAACCAATGGCACTACTTTTACCTAGCCAACTCATTAGCACCCCGCCAATTATTGCTCCAATAATACCTACTACAATATTTAGTAGTAAGCCCTGTTTAGCGTTCGTACCCATAATCATGGAAGCGATCCAGCCGACCAGCCCTCCAAAAATGAT includes these proteins:
- a CDS encoding GlsB/YeaQ/YmgE family stress response membrane protein, with the translated sequence MGILLWIIFGGLVGWIASMIMGTNAKQGLLLNIVVGIIGAIIGGVLMSWLGKSSAIGFNWYSFLVALLGAVVLLGIIKLIKR